One Candidatus Babeliales bacterium DNA window includes the following coding sequences:
- the rpoC gene encoding DNA-directed RNA polymerase subunit beta': MNNRMLERFREYINTTQFNAIRIGIASPEKIRSLSYGEVKKIETINYRTLKPERDGLFCARIFGPVKDWECNCGKYKRMKHRGVTCEKCGVEVIQSRVRRERMGHINLVSPVCHIWFLKGIPSYLSLIIGMTVRDLERIIYFDSYIVINQGNSPYPQKTLLNSQEYEEYVSSHAEDITFNAGMGAEAIRTLLTGIDLNFEVRKIEEEYKKTTSIAVKHRLAKRYKVLYSMLQATIRPEWVCFEVLPVIPPDLRPLVPLEGGRFASSDLNDLYRRVLNRNIRLRRLIELEAPDVIIKNEKRMLQESVDALIDNGRRGQPVRGSNRRPLKSLSEMLRGKQGRFRQNLLGKRVDYSGRSVIVVEPELEMHQCGLPKLMALELFKPYVYVELQKRELATNLRVAKRMVEEMTAEVWEALEEVVKDRAVLLNRAPTLHRLGIQAFYPILVEGKSIKIHPLVCAAFNADFDGDQMAVHVPLSKKARTEAVNLMLSVNNLLSPANGRPLSTPTKDMVLGLYYMTKGRKNVSGEGLVFSSIHEVIYAYQHEQVSIHAPIKVRLKNNILVETTVGRVIVYEALPEGSDFNWVNKAVKKKDLGTLVASLHKYFGSHATVKTLDKIKKLGFSYATFGGVSLSIDNLIIPDEKQSILNDSKKQVEKAEQLYVDGIITNGERLNKIIQIWARATEDVANKMLNVLEKEDRAAATNTDKNNKPFNSVFLMLDSGARGSKQQIQQLAGMRGLMARPSGEIMETPVLANFKEGLSVFEYFVSTHGARKGLADTALKTADSGYLTRRLVDVAQDMVITQADCQTLGYIGLCDIAESGEIIESIGKRAYGRIAAEDIKDPFTGKLIATQDSLLTESIVEQINDSAVNKINVRSALTCQAKRGMCAKCYGMDLSTQRLVDIGTAVGILAAQSIGEPGTQLTMRTFHIGGTASGLVEQYHYKARFDGKVAYRDVHAVKNRDGLWTVMNRKSKVVIIQEDGRELEEYKLEYGSLIFVNDNATIKAGEKIAEWEPHKVIMSEKAGCAQFIDLIENVTYQERFDETTGMSLKIILERRDEKRQPCVVVFDKEGGEEARYYLPTGAILIVKPNAMVLPGDALAKLPREETRTKDITGGLPRIAELFEARIPKDTAIISEVDGIVRFGGLHRGQRRVTVTTEEGEVFEYSIPRNKQLLVEDNEAIKAGDPLCSGVLNVHDILRILGPDEVQKYLVKEVQEIYTLQGIEINDKHIELIVKQMLRKVRIIDAGDTNFVVGDRVDKNHLQAVNKLIAQAGKKIATTKPILMGITKASLGTESFLSAASFQNTTHVLTEASLAGQIDYLYGLKENIQIGKLIPAGTGVPSFRLQHIGEEISDLERQAREEERLEIGLDEISLS, from the coding sequence GTGAATAATAGAATGCTTGAACGATTTCGTGAATACATCAATACAACACAGTTTAATGCGATCAGAATAGGCATTGCTTCACCAGAAAAGATTCGCTCTCTTTCGTATGGTGAAGTAAAAAAGATTGAAACCATTAACTATCGTACGCTTAAACCTGAACGTGATGGTTTATTTTGCGCTCGCATTTTTGGTCCAGTAAAAGACTGGGAATGTAATTGCGGTAAATATAAGCGCATGAAACATCGTGGTGTTACCTGTGAAAAATGTGGTGTTGAAGTTATTCAATCACGTGTACGTCGTGAACGGATGGGACATATCAATCTTGTTTCTCCTGTTTGCCATATTTGGTTTTTAAAGGGTATTCCAAGCTATTTAAGCTTGATTATAGGCATGACTGTTCGTGACCTTGAACGTATTATCTATTTTGATAGTTACATAGTTATCAATCAAGGTAACTCTCCATATCCTCAAAAAACGCTGCTCAACAGCCAAGAATATGAAGAATATGTCAGTTCACATGCCGAAGATATCACCTTTAATGCAGGTATGGGCGCAGAAGCAATCAGAACACTGCTCACCGGCATTGACCTGAACTTTGAAGTCAGAAAAATAGAAGAAGAATATAAAAAAACAACATCGATTGCCGTTAAGCATAGACTTGCAAAACGTTACAAAGTTCTTTACAGCATGCTTCAAGCAACTATTCGTCCAGAATGGGTTTGTTTTGAGGTGCTGCCAGTAATTCCACCAGATTTACGTCCTCTTGTTCCTCTTGAAGGCGGACGCTTTGCCAGCTCAGACTTGAACGATCTTTATCGACGTGTTTTAAATAGAAACATTCGTCTCAGAAGACTTATTGAACTTGAAGCTCCAGACGTTATTATCAAAAACGAAAAACGTATGCTTCAAGAATCAGTTGATGCGTTGATAGACAACGGTCGTAGAGGCCAACCAGTAAGAGGTTCAAACCGTCGCCCTCTTAAATCATTAAGCGAAATGCTTCGTGGTAAGCAAGGTCGATTCCGTCAAAACTTGCTCGGTAAGCGCGTAGACTATTCAGGTCGTTCTGTTATTGTGGTAGAACCAGAACTTGAAATGCATCAATGCGGATTACCAAAATTAATGGCACTTGAACTCTTTAAACCTTATGTTTATGTTGAGTTGCAAAAGCGAGAACTCGCTACAAACTTACGCGTTGCAAAACGCATGGTTGAAGAAATGACTGCTGAAGTCTGGGAAGCATTGGAAGAAGTTGTTAAAGACCGCGCAGTACTATTAAACCGTGCTCCAACATTGCATCGTTTGGGTATTCAAGCCTTCTATCCAATTTTAGTAGAAGGTAAATCTATTAAGATTCATCCACTCGTTTGCGCAGCATTTAACGCCGACTTTGACGGTGACCAAATGGCAGTGCACGTACCGTTGAGCAAAAAAGCTCGAACAGAGGCAGTTAATCTTATGCTTTCTGTTAACAACTTGCTTTCCCCTGCAAACGGACGCCCACTTTCTACACCAACCAAAGACATGGTACTTGGCCTGTACTACATGACCAAAGGACGCAAAAATGTATCTGGTGAAGGCTTAGTTTTCTCAAGTATTCATGAGGTTATTTACGCTTACCAACATGAACAAGTCAGTATTCATGCACCAATTAAAGTACGTTTAAAAAACAACATTCTTGTTGAAACAACGGTTGGTCGCGTTATTGTATACGAAGCACTTCCTGAAGGATCTGACTTCAACTGGGTAAATAAAGCAGTTAAGAAAAAAGATCTTGGAACATTGGTTGCTTCGCTCCATAAGTATTTTGGTAGCCATGCAACAGTTAAGACATTAGATAAAATTAAAAAACTTGGTTTTTCGTATGCTACATTTGGCGGCGTTTCATTGTCTATTGATAACTTAATTATTCCTGATGAAAAACAAAGCATCCTTAACGACAGCAAAAAACAAGTAGAAAAAGCTGAGCAACTTTATGTTGACGGTATTATTACCAACGGTGAACGTCTCAATAAAATTATTCAAATTTGGGCGCGTGCCACTGAAGACGTAGCTAACAAAATGTTAAATGTTCTTGAGAAAGAAGATCGTGCAGCAGCTACTAACACCGACAAAAACAATAAGCCTTTCAACTCAGTCTTTTTGATGCTTGATTCAGGAGCTCGTGGTTCTAAACAACAAATTCAACAGCTGGCCGGTATGCGAGGACTAATGGCTCGACCATCTGGTGAAATTATGGAAACACCGGTTTTGGCAAACTTTAAAGAAGGCTTAAGTGTATTTGAATACTTCGTATCAACACACGGGGCTCGTAAAGGTTTGGCAGATACAGCTCTTAAAACAGCTGACTCTGGTTATTTAACTCGTCGACTTGTTGACGTTGCACAAGATATGGTAATTACTCAGGCAGATTGTCAAACTCTTGGTTATATTGGCTTATGTGATATTGCTGAATCAGGTGAAATTATAGAATCTATTGGCAAACGAGCATATGGTCGTATTGCTGCAGAAGATATAAAGGATCCATTCACCGGAAAACTAATCGCAACCCAAGACTCATTACTTACTGAAAGCATTGTTGAACAAATCAACGATTCAGCTGTGAACAAAATAAATGTTCGATCAGCATTAACGTGTCAAGCAAAACGTGGCATGTGTGCTAAGTGCTATGGTATGGATCTTTCAACCCAAAGATTGGTTGATATCGGTACAGCTGTAGGTATTCTTGCTGCACAGTCAATTGGTGAACCAGGTACACAGCTTACCATGAGAACTTTCCACATCGGGGGTACAGCAAGCGGTCTGGTAGAACAATACCACTACAAGGCTCGTTTTGACGGTAAAGTTGCTTATCGCGATGTTCACGCAGTAAAAAATCGTGATGGTTTGTGGACAGTAATGAATCGTAAATCAAAAGTTGTTATCATACAAGAAGATGGTCGCGAACTAGAAGAATACAAACTAGAATACGGTTCTCTTATCTTTGTTAACGACAATGCAACGATTAAAGCTGGCGAAAAAATTGCTGAATGGGAACCTCATAAAGTAATTATGTCTGAAAAGGCTGGTTGCGCTCAGTTTATTGACTTGATTGAAAACGTTACTTATCAGGAACGGTTCGACGAAACAACAGGGATGTCTCTTAAGATTATTCTTGAACGTCGTGATGAAAAACGCCAACCATGCGTTGTGGTATTTGACAAAGAAGGCGGTGAAGAAGCTCGTTATTATCTTCCAACCGGCGCTATATTAATTGTTAAGCCAAATGCAATGGTACTTCCTGGTGATGCACTTGCAAAGCTACCTCGTGAAGAAACAAGAACTAAGGATATTACCGGTGGCTTGCCACGTATTGCAGAATTGTTTGAAGCACGTATTCCAAAAGATACCGCAATTATCAGTGAAGTAGATGGTATTGTTAGATTCGGTGGTCTTCATAGAGGCCAACGTCGCGTTACCGTAACCACTGAAGAAGGCGAAGTTTTCGAATATAGTATTCCAAGAAACAAACAACTTCTCGTTGAAGACAACGAAGCTATTAAAGCTGGTGACCCACTCTGTTCTGGTGTTCTCAACGTTCATGATATTTTGAGAATTTTAGGACCAGACGAAGTACAAAAATATCTTGTAAAAGAAGTGCAAGAAATTTACACCTTACAAGGTATTGAGATTAACGATAAGCATATTGAGTTGATTGTTAAGCAAATGCTTCGCAAAGTTCGTATCATAGATGCTGGCGACACTAACTTTGTTGTTGGCGATCGTGTTGATAAAAACCATCTTCAAGCAGTTAACAAGCTTATTGCTCAAGCAGGTAAAAAGATTGCTACAACAAAGCCTATTTTAATGGGTATTACTAAAGCATCTTTGGGAACAGAAAGCTTCTTGTCAGCAGCATCGTTCCAAAATACAACACACGTATTGACTGAAGCATCGTTAGCTGGACAAATTGACTATCTTTACGGATTGAAAGAAAACATACAAATTGGTAAACTTATTCCGGCAGGAACAGGAGTCCCTTCCTTTAGGCTTCAGCATATTGGGGAAGAGATTTCTGACCTTGAACGACAAGCACGAGAAGAAGAAAGACTTGAAATTGGCCTTGATGAAATTTCTCTTAGCTAA
- the rpsO gene encoding 30S ribosomal protein S15 yields MLNKEEKSNIIAKFAKSANDTGSCEVQIALISKRISQLSEHLQKFPKDNHSRRGLLCMLGRRKAFLKYLERTDFKSYSTISQSMKELS; encoded by the coding sequence ATGTTAAATAAAGAGGAAAAAAGCAACATCATTGCAAAGTTTGCTAAATCAGCAAATGACACTGGTTCATGTGAAGTGCAAATAGCGCTTATCTCTAAGCGAATTAGCCAACTTTCAGAACATTTGCAAAAGTTTCCTAAAGACAATCATTCCCGCAGAGGACTTCTGTGTATGCTTGGACGTCGCAAAGCGTTTCTCAAGTATTTGGAAAGAACTGACTTTAAGAGCTACAGCACTATTTCTCAATCCATGAAAGAATTGAGCTAA
- the pnp gene encoding polyribonucleotide nucleotidyltransferase — MHMKFSLPELGIEVEIGKFARQAHGAAWVKIGNNVVLSTAVAARATKDFAGFFPLTVEYRERLSAAGKIPGGYLKREGRLSDHEVLISRIIDRPIRPLFPSYYFDEVQLLSTVYSSDGSFPASMLALIGSSIALTISEIPFLGPVGGVQIGRVNGEWKFNLSHEEIEKSDTNIIVAGTKTGISMVEGNCNDLSEKELIDVLFLAHEKIKAQVDWQLEIQKEIGKQKLELSSTFDWDALQAKVDGFVVEQDMTSVFAETKKERSLAMDALKEKVVQNFAADIEAGTISEDIVSHLFENRAKVLLSDMIGKQQTRIDGRKLDQVRPISVETSLLPCVHGSSIFMRGETQALSSVTLGTSQDAQKVDSLFGATQERSFMLHYNFPPFSVGEVRPIRGVGRREIGHGFLAEASFRNVLPTEEAFPYTIRSVVDILECNGSSSMATVCATSMALMDAGVPISQMVGGIAMGLVKDSQGGYHVLTDILGTEDALGLMDFKVTGTTKGIMAFQLDIKDKVGLSRDLLLKALEQARTARLHILNKMAEVLEKPREEISSLAPRIFSFKVPQDKIGAIIGPSGKVIKEIIAKTKTQIDIDDDGTVKIFSKDEAAAKEAGNWIKTIVGDIEPGSCYDGIVRRVVDFGIFVELVPGKEGLVHISSIARDKQRDLERMYKINDIIKVKVIHFDKETGRIRLIAPELEK; from the coding sequence ATGCACATGAAATTCAGCCTACCTGAGTTGGGTATTGAAGTTGAAATTGGTAAGTTTGCCCGACAAGCTCATGGTGCTGCCTGGGTTAAAATTGGCAACAACGTCGTGCTTTCCACTGCCGTTGCAGCTCGTGCAACAAAAGATTTTGCGGGCTTTTTTCCGTTAACTGTTGAATATCGCGAAAGACTTTCTGCTGCAGGTAAAATCCCTGGCGGCTACTTAAAACGAGAAGGTCGATTGTCTGATCACGAAGTGCTTATTTCACGCATTATTGATCGTCCAATTCGTCCGCTGTTTCCAAGCTATTACTTCGATGAAGTACAGCTCCTTTCAACAGTCTATTCTTCAGACGGATCGTTCCCTGCAAGCATGCTTGCCTTAATCGGTTCATCAATTGCGTTAACTATCTCTGAGATTCCATTCTTAGGGCCTGTGGGCGGTGTACAAATTGGCCGCGTTAACGGTGAATGGAAATTTAATCTCAGCCACGAAGAAATAGAAAAATCAGACACCAACATCATTGTTGCAGGAACCAAGACCGGTATTTCTATGGTCGAAGGAAACTGTAACGATTTGTCTGAAAAAGAATTAATAGATGTTTTGTTTTTAGCGCATGAAAAAATTAAAGCACAGGTAGACTGGCAGCTTGAAATTCAAAAAGAAATCGGCAAGCAAAAACTTGAGCTTTCAAGTACTTTTGACTGGGATGCTTTGCAAGCAAAAGTTGACGGTTTTGTTGTCGAACAAGATATGACAAGCGTTTTTGCTGAAACAAAAAAAGAACGCAGTCTTGCTATGGACGCACTTAAAGAAAAAGTTGTTCAAAACTTTGCAGCCGACATTGAAGCTGGCACTATTTCTGAAGATATTGTAAGTCATCTCTTTGAAAATCGCGCCAAGGTTCTTCTTTCCGATATGATTGGAAAACAGCAAACGCGTATTGACGGCAGAAAACTTGATCAAGTAAGGCCTATTTCTGTTGAAACAAGCCTTTTGCCATGCGTACATGGTTCTTCTATTTTTATGCGCGGTGAAACACAAGCATTATCAAGCGTGACCCTGGGCACCTCGCAAGATGCTCAAAAGGTTGACTCACTTTTTGGGGCAACACAAGAACGCTCATTCATGCTTCACTACAACTTCCCACCATTTTCTGTTGGTGAAGTCCGACCAATTCGCGGCGTAGGTCGTCGAGAAATTGGACATGGATTTTTAGCAGAAGCATCATTCCGCAATGTTTTGCCAACTGAAGAAGCTTTTCCTTACACCATTCGTTCAGTTGTTGATATTTTAGAATGCAACGGCTCCTCGTCAATGGCAACAGTCTGTGCAACAAGTATGGCCCTTATGGATGCAGGGGTACCAATCAGTCAAATGGTTGGTGGTATTGCTATGGGTCTTGTAAAAGACTCTCAAGGCGGTTATCACGTTTTGACAGACATTCTTGGCACAGAAGATGCTCTTGGCTTAATGGACTTTAAGGTAACTGGCACCACTAAAGGTATTATGGCTTTCCAGCTTGATATCAAGGATAAAGTCGGCTTATCTCGCGATCTTTTGCTCAAGGCTCTTGAACAAGCACGCACAGCTCGTTTGCACATTTTGAATAAAATGGCAGAGGTTCTTGAAAAACCGCGTGAGGAAATTTCCAGTCTTGCGCCACGCATTTTCTCATTCAAGGTTCCACAAGATAAAATTGGTGCGATCATTGGGCCCAGTGGCAAAGTTATTAAAGAAATTATTGCCAAGACAAAAACACAAATTGATATCGATGACGATGGCACTGTTAAAATTTTCTCCAAAGATGAAGCTGCTGCAAAAGAAGCTGGCAACTGGATTAAAACCATTGTTGGAGATATTGAACCAGGAAGTTGCTACGATGGTATAGTTCGTCGTGTTGTTGATTTTGGTATCTTTGTCGAGCTGGTACCTGGCAAAGAAGGCCTCGTGCATATTTCTTCAATAGCTCGCGACAAACAACGCGACCTTGAGCGTATGTACAAAATAAATGACATTATCAAAGTTAAAGTGATTCATTTTGACAAAGAAACTGGACGCATTCGTTTGATTGCACCAGAACTTGAAAAATAA
- the rph gene encoding ribonuclease PH produces MESAKQRVERIDGRSVHQVRPIRAYYDIIGFADASILFELGKTKILVSVTLQDGVPRFLKGQKTGWLNAEYAMLPCSTQQRAQREIMAGKRNSRNVEISRLIGRCLRTILDLDFIPDKTITVDCDVLQADGGTRVASITAASLALNLAAKRWRERGVTRDGLVKESIAAISVGMVQNEPMIDLNYREDSQAQADFNVVMTQSGKLIELQGTAETNPVDWQSFEQLKEMAINGISNLFLTTASITPALVAQQQDMLPITSHSDLENKATVSHSARVNPFSIAGRINAHVQK; encoded by the coding sequence ATGGAATCGGCAAAGCAGCGTGTTGAACGTATTGATGGACGAAGCGTTCATCAGGTAAGACCTATCAGGGCCTACTACGACATAATCGGTTTCGCAGATGCTTCCATTTTATTCGAACTCGGAAAAACAAAAATTCTCGTCTCAGTAACACTGCAAGACGGCGTTCCTCGCTTTTTGAAAGGCCAAAAAACTGGCTGGTTAAACGCAGAATACGCTATGCTGCCTTGTTCAACGCAACAACGCGCTCAACGCGAAATTATGGCAGGTAAGAGAAATTCTCGAAATGTCGAAATTTCACGCTTAATTGGCCGCTGTTTACGAACTATTCTTGATCTTGATTTCATTCCGGACAAAACGATCACCGTTGATTGTGACGTATTACAAGCTGATGGCGGAACTCGCGTGGCAAGTATTACGGCAGCAAGCTTAGCGCTTAACTTGGCTGCTAAGCGCTGGCGAGAACGTGGTGTTACTCGCGATGGATTGGTCAAAGAATCTATTGCAGCAATATCCGTTGGAATGGTACAAAACGAGCCCATGATCGATTTAAATTATAGAGAAGACTCACAAGCACAAGCAGATTTCAATGTCGTTATGACACAATCTGGCAAGCTTATTGAGCTACAAGGGACCGCTGAAACAAATCCCGTTGATTGGCAAAGCTTTGAGCAACTCAAAGAAATGGCAATCAACGGCATTAGTAATCTCTTTCTAACAACAGCAAGTATCACACCAGCTCTTGTTGCACAACAACAGGATATGCTGCCAATAACAAGTCATTCTGATCTTGAAAACAAAGCAACTGTTTCTCATTCCGCTCGCGTAAACCCTTTTAGCATTGCAGGCAGAATCAATGCTCATGTCCAAAAATAG
- a CDS encoding rod shape-determining protein, with product MKYWPARKLFSFFSNDMAIDLGTANTVIYVKDQGIVLDQPSVVAIKSSTNEVLAAGNKAKLMLGKTPESIIASRPMRDGVIANFELTESMLRYFIREVHNNRKTLVRPRMIIGVPSGITQVEKRAVEDSAKQAGAREVYTIMEPMAAAIGAGLPVGEPTGNMIVDIGGGTTEVAIISLKDIVYCKSVRVGGDEMDRAIVQYVKRKYNLLIGEKTAEDIKIKIGTAILSDESQQMEIKGRDLITGVPKTLTLTDAEVFESLTEPISVIIDAVRSALENTPPELSSDLVDRGIVMSGGGSLLKKLDVLVSKETGLPVRVAEDPLLCVVLGAGKVLDELNFFKDALMK from the coding sequence ATGAAATATTGGCCAGCTAGAAAGCTTTTTAGCTTTTTTTCCAATGATATGGCAATCGATCTTGGAACAGCAAATACCGTGATTTATGTTAAAGATCAAGGCATTGTTCTTGATCAGCCCTCAGTAGTGGCTATTAAATCTTCAACAAATGAAGTACTTGCGGCTGGCAATAAAGCAAAATTAATGCTTGGTAAAACACCAGAAAGTATTATTGCAAGTAGACCCATGCGTGATGGTGTAATTGCAAATTTTGAATTGACCGAAAGTATGTTGCGCTATTTTATTCGCGAAGTGCACAATAATCGCAAAACGCTCGTACGTCCACGCATGATTATTGGTGTTCCTTCTGGTATTACGCAAGTTGAAAAACGTGCGGTAGAAGATTCTGCCAAGCAAGCAGGAGCTCGTGAAGTGTATACTATTATGGAGCCAATGGCTGCGGCAATCGGGGCGGGGCTTCCTGTTGGTGAACCAACGGGCAATATGATTGTAGATATTGGCGGTGGAACAACAGAAGTTGCTATTATTTCGCTTAAAGACATTGTCTATTGCAAGTCAGTGCGTGTTGGTGGCGATGAAATGGACCGCGCAATTGTGCAGTATGTGAAGCGCAAGTACAATTTATTGATTGGCGAAAAAACCGCAGAAGATATCAAAATAAAAATTGGTACCGCTATTTTGTCAGATGAATCTCAGCAAATGGAAATTAAGGGTCGCGATTTGATAACCGGCGTTCCAAAAACATTAACGCTCACCGATGCTGAAGTTTTTGAGTCATTGACTGAGCCTATTTCAGTTATCATTGATGCAGTTCGTTCAGCTCTTGAAAACACACCGCCAGAACTTTCGTCAGATTTGGTTGATCGTGGTATTGTAATGTCTGGTGGTGGTTCATTATTGAAAAAGCTGGATGTTCTTGTTTCCAAAGAAACTGGTTTGCCGGTGCGCGTTGCTGAAGATCCACTCTTGTGTGTGGTGCTTGGTGCAGGCAAAGTGCTTGATGAACTCAACTTCTTTAAAGATGCGTTAATGAAATAA
- the tpiA gene encoding triose-phosphate isomerase: MDAMKKSSTKNHQIFVANWKMYTSADEEIRIGSENYDNFIDLARNPNHEIILCPSFLSLHTLSNIFKETPVQLGAQDCSEHNKGAFTGQVSAKSLKAAGCSYCIIGHSERRQFNAENNQQISLKFQHLLDQGIAPIVCVGENETEYQEHRALQVLEDQLKEIFSLMRSSKYTLRDLPICIAYEPIWAIGTGNVAQPEHLNTVFAWLANQTKNIDPSINWKFLYGGSVKANNAAWLKEIEYLDGFLIGGASLDFQEFEKIVYCTN; this comes from the coding sequence ATGGATGCAATGAAAAAATCGTCGACCAAAAATCACCAGATTTTTGTTGCAAACTGGAAGATGTATACATCAGCCGACGAAGAAATTCGTATTGGGTCTGAAAATTATGACAATTTTATAGATCTTGCTCGCAACCCAAATCATGAAATTATTTTGTGTCCTTCTTTTTTATCGTTGCACACACTCAGTAATATTTTTAAAGAAACTCCAGTTCAGCTGGGCGCACAAGATTGCTCCGAACATAACAAAGGCGCCTTTACCGGCCAAGTTTCAGCAAAAAGCCTCAAAGCAGCTGGCTGTTCTTATTGCATTATTGGCCACAGCGAGCGTCGCCAGTTTAACGCTGAAAACAATCAACAAATATCCCTCAAATTCCAACACCTACTGGACCAAGGCATTGCGCCAATTGTATGCGTTGGAGAAAACGAAACTGAATATCAAGAACACAGAGCCCTTCAGGTCTTAGAAGATCAGCTTAAAGAAATTTTCTCTTTGATGCGCTCAAGTAAATATACATTGCGAGATTTGCCTATTTGTATCGCTTACGAACCAATTTGGGCTATTGGTACCGGCAATGTTGCTCAACCCGAACATTTGAATACCGTGTTTGCTTGGCTTGCCAATCAAACCAAAAATATCGATCCATCAATCAATTGGAAGTTTTTGTACGGCGGCAGTGTAAAAGCAAATAATGCCGCCTGGCTGAAAGAAATTGAATATTTGGACGGTTTTTTGATTGGTGGTGCAAGTTTGGATTTTCAAGAGTTTGAAAAAATAGTATACTGTACTAATTAG
- the secG gene encoding preprotein translocase subunit SecG, with protein MFTLLMTLFIFSSLILAILILIQQGKGDMGMGSLGGSTQMLFGGSGGQNFFEKATWILGAIFLFGSLGLTVLKAKETRESSLKGFVSKKQASKQPTQESKSLDLDMDLSKDSKETA; from the coding sequence ATGTTTACTCTTTTGATGACACTATTTATCTTTTCATCACTCATTCTTGCTATCTTAATTTTAATTCAACAAGGCAAAGGCGACATGGGCATGGGAAGTCTTGGCGGCAGCACACAGATGTTGTTTGGCGGCTCGGGCGGTCAGAATTTTTTTGAAAAAGCAACCTGGATTCTTGGCGCTATCTTTTTGTTTGGCTCACTTGGCCTTACCGTTTTGAAAGCAAAAGAAACAAGAGAATCAAGCCTTAAAGGTTTTGTAAGTAAGAAACAAGCAAGCAAGCAACCAACTCAAGAATCTAAATCTCTTGATCTTGACATGGACTTGTCAAAAGACAGCAAAGAAACTGCTTAA
- a CDS encoding ABC transporter permease, which yields MLIKLADYIGAKSIHLSERLGKIGLFLGDSVITLFTTKLKLKKFFYYMNYIGVNSLGVVGLIGVTGGAVLALQSYIGLHRFGAERFIGPVVFLSMTRELGPVFTAIMVIGRAGSAITAEIGTMRITEQIDALQTLCINVKQYLVIPRILAGTFILPFLSIICSLSGILAGYITAVYVLGINPEVYMEAIRESSELSDITIGLLKACVFGFLITLVSTYKGYTTSGGSKGVGIATTQSVVFSNVTIFIANYILTSLLF from the coding sequence GTGTTAATTAAACTTGCTGACTACATTGGCGCAAAGTCAATTCATCTTTCTGAACGCCTGGGAAAAATTGGCCTTTTTCTTGGTGATTCAGTTATTACTTTGTTTACAACAAAGCTCAAGCTCAAAAAGTTTTTTTATTATATGAACTACATCGGCGTCAATTCGCTTGGTGTTGTTGGCCTGATTGGTGTTACCGGCGGAGCAGTTCTTGCCCTGCAAAGCTATATCGGCCTTCATCGTTTTGGCGCAGAGCGCTTCATAGGCCCGGTAGTATTTCTTTCAATGACTCGCGAGCTTGGACCTGTCTTTACCGCAATTATGGTCATTGGACGCGCTGGTTCTGCTATTACTGCCGAAATTGGCACCATGCGGATTACGGAACAAATTGACGCTCTTCAAACACTCTGCATTAATGTTAAACAATATTTGGTGATTCCACGCATTTTAGCAGGAACTTTTATCTTACCTTTTCTTTCGATTATTTGCTCATTATCAGGAATTCTTGCTGGTTACATTACTGCTGTTTATGTTTTGGGCATTAATCCTGAAGTTTATATGGAAGCAATTCGCGAAAGCTCAGAACTTTCTGACATCACCATTGGACTTTTAAAAGCATGTGTATTTGGTTTTTTAATTACGTTGGTAAGTACTTATAAAGGATACACTACCAGCGGCGGCTCAAAAGGCGTTGGCATTGCAACCACACAAAGCGTAGTTTTTTCTAACGTTACCATCTTTATTGCAAATTATATCTTAACCTCTTTACTGTTTTAA